From a single Lacerta agilis isolate rLacAgi1 chromosome 3, rLacAgi1.pri, whole genome shotgun sequence genomic region:
- the NUS1 gene encoding dehydrodolichyl diphosphate synthase complex subunit NUS1 isoform X1, translating into MALGGGASANGRPVRRQEGKGHGRYGDGGANGGCRADKTVSVREWKATWFAPRTAAEPPSRQQQQPPPPLPPPLLFQRPVPSRRPPPRPMSVAHELLWRLLHLLLHVQRALFAWFRGWFGGRGSWLSRWRRRAAVASRALLAPAAVGTGAFAYHRPAAAGRKVVGGGGGGGRWRKDAKSLQKLPGHVGLVVVEEEQSYADMASLVVWCMAVGISYVTVYDQEGFFKRNNSRLMDEILKQQQELLNLDRSKYTVKFANQEKTDQVLNCQSTLNVLSSEDGKTDIVKAAQKFCHLVAQKQKKCTDLDMDVLENLLTSTNGFPDPELILKFGPVDSVLGFLPWQIRLTEIVSLPSHVNVSYEEFFSALRHYSNTEQRVGK; encoded by the exons ATGGCCCTCGGCGGCGGCGCCTCAGCCAATGGGCGGCCCGTGCGTAGGCAAGAGGGAAAAGGTCATGGCAGGTATGGAGATGGCGGCGCTAACGGAGGTTGCCGGGCAGATAAAACCGTGTCCGTGAGGGAATGGAAGGCGACATGGTTTGCGCCTCGCACTGCGGCTGAGCCTCCCTCGCGACAGCAGcaacagccgccgccgcctcttccgCCTCCTCTCCTTTTCCAGCGTCCCGTTCCCTCGCGCCGTCCTCCGCCCAGACCAATGAGCGTCGCGCACGAGCTGCTGTGGCGCCtgctgcacctcctcctccacgtCCAGCGCGCGCTCTTCGCCTGGTTCCGAGGCTGGTTCGGAGGTCGCGGCTCGTGGCTCAGCCGTTGGCGGCGGCGCGCCGCCGTTGCCTCGCGGGCTCTCCTGGCCCCGGCGGCGGTGGGCACGGGGGCTTTCGCCTACCACAGGCCGGCGGCGGCAGGGCGGAAGGTggtcggaggaggaggcggcggcggccggtGGCGGAAGGACGCGAAGTCTCTGCAGAAGCTACCGGGCCACGTCGGGCTGGTGGTGGTCGAGGAGGAGCAGAGCTACGCGGACATGGCCAGCCTGGTGGTGTGGTGCATGGCGGTGGGCATCTCCTATGTCACCGTCTACGACCAAGAAG GTTTTTTCAAGAGAAATAATTCAAGGCTAATGGATGAAATcctaaagcagcagcaggaattGTTAAATCTTGACCGTTCCAAATATACAGTGAAGTTTGCAAATCAAGAAAAAACAGATCAAG TTTTAAATTGCCAATCTACACTGAACGTGCTGTCTTCAGAGGATGGGAAGACAGATATAGTAAAAGCAGCTCAGAAATTTTGCCACTTAGtagcacaaaaacaaaaaaaatgcacagaTCTGGATATGGACGTCTTGGAAAACTTATTAACTA GTACTAATGGCTTTCCTGACCCAGAGTTAATATTAAAGTTTGGTCCTGTGGACAGTGTATTAGGATTTCTTCCATGGCAGATCAGATTGACAGAGATTGT TTCTTTGCCTTCACATGTGAACGTCAGTTATGAAGAATTCTTCTCTGCCCTTCGTCACTATTCAAACACTGAACAGCGCGTGGGAAAATAA
- the NUS1 gene encoding dehydrodolichyl diphosphate synthase complex subunit NUS1 isoform X2 — protein sequence MALGGGASANGRPVRRQEGKGHGRYGDGGANGGCRADKTVSVREWKATWFAPRTAAEPPSRQQQQPPPPLPPPLLFQRPVPSRRPPPRPMSVAHELLWRLLHLLLHVQRALFAWFRGWFGGRGSWLSRWRRRAAVASRALLAPAAVGTGAFAYHRPAAAGRKVVGGGGGGGRWRKDAKSLQKLPGHVGLVVVEEEQSYADMASLVVWCMAVGISYVTVYDQEGFFKRNNSRLMDEILKQQQELLNLDRSKYTVKFANQEKTDQVLNCQSTLNVLSSEDGKTDIVKAAQKFCHLVAQKQKKCTDLDMDVLENLLTILCLHM from the exons ATGGCCCTCGGCGGCGGCGCCTCAGCCAATGGGCGGCCCGTGCGTAGGCAAGAGGGAAAAGGTCATGGCAGGTATGGAGATGGCGGCGCTAACGGAGGTTGCCGGGCAGATAAAACCGTGTCCGTGAGGGAATGGAAGGCGACATGGTTTGCGCCTCGCACTGCGGCTGAGCCTCCCTCGCGACAGCAGcaacagccgccgccgcctcttccgCCTCCTCTCCTTTTCCAGCGTCCCGTTCCCTCGCGCCGTCCTCCGCCCAGACCAATGAGCGTCGCGCACGAGCTGCTGTGGCGCCtgctgcacctcctcctccacgtCCAGCGCGCGCTCTTCGCCTGGTTCCGAGGCTGGTTCGGAGGTCGCGGCTCGTGGCTCAGCCGTTGGCGGCGGCGCGCCGCCGTTGCCTCGCGGGCTCTCCTGGCCCCGGCGGCGGTGGGCACGGGGGCTTTCGCCTACCACAGGCCGGCGGCGGCAGGGCGGAAGGTggtcggaggaggaggcggcggcggccggtGGCGGAAGGACGCGAAGTCTCTGCAGAAGCTACCGGGCCACGTCGGGCTGGTGGTGGTCGAGGAGGAGCAGAGCTACGCGGACATGGCCAGCCTGGTGGTGTGGTGCATGGCGGTGGGCATCTCCTATGTCACCGTCTACGACCAAGAAG GTTTTTTCAAGAGAAATAATTCAAGGCTAATGGATGAAATcctaaagcagcagcaggaattGTTAAATCTTGACCGTTCCAAATATACAGTGAAGTTTGCAAATCAAGAAAAAACAGATCAAG TTTTAAATTGCCAATCTACACTGAACGTGCTGTCTTCAGAGGATGGGAAGACAGATATAGTAAAAGCAGCTCAGAAATTTTGCCACTTAGtagcacaaaaacaaaaaaaatgcacagaTCTGGATATGGACGTCTTGGAAAACTTATTAACTA TTCTTTGCCTTCACATGTGA